One window from the genome of Periophthalmus magnuspinnatus isolate fPerMag1 chromosome 18, fPerMag1.2.pri, whole genome shotgun sequence encodes:
- the LOC117386651 gene encoding cerebellin-1-like has translation MHRSGLVPLVVLCLVQRGASEVGGQNDTDPVVLEGKCLVVCDSTPTAEPTVGALGMSIRSGSARVAFSAVRSTNHEPSEMSNRTMVIYFDQILVNIGGHFDPARSVFVAPRRGVYSFSFHVVKVYNRQIIHVSLQVNGWPVMSAFAGDQDVTREAATNSGLVVMETGDKVNLRLEQGHLLGGWKYSTFSGFMVFPL, from the exons ATGCACCGCTCTGGCCTCGTCCCGCTCGTAGTGCTGTGTCTCGTCCAGCGGGGGGCGTCGGAGGTCGGAGGGCAGAACGACACGGACCCGGTGGTTTTGGAGGGAAAGTGTCTGGTGGTGTGCGACTCCACCCCCACAGCGGAGCCGACGGTGGGCGCTCTGGGCATGTCCATCAGGTCCGGATCAGCCAGAGTGGCCTTCTCCGCTGTGAGAAGCACCAACCACGAACCGTCCGAAATGAGCAACCGCACCATGGTCATCTACTTTGATCAG ATCCTGGTGAACATCGGCGGACATTTCGACCCGGCGAGGAGCGTTTTTGTGGCGCCGCGAAGAGGAGTGTACAGCTTCAGTTTTCACGTGGTCAAAGTCTACAACCGGCAGATCATCCAT GTGAGTCTGCAGGTGAATGGGTGGCCCGTGATGTCGGCCTTCGCGGGGGACCAGGACGTGACCCGGGAGGCGGCCACAAACTCCGGTCTGGTCGTCATGGAGACCGGGGACAAGGTCAACCTCAGACTGGAGCAAGGACACCTGCTGGGCGGGTGGAAGTACTCCACCTTCTCCGGCTTCATGGTCTTTCCGCTGTAG